The nucleotide sequence aatatttagttttttgggggtttttttgttacataaaaccaccacagaaatACATCAGATTTTAACAAGATGAATAAGATAGCAGCCAATTTATGCACATACGAGCTTAACATTTTCCAAAATTcttaactggaaaaaaaattacatggtGTTCAAACTCGTGTTCATTACATCAAATCAGGTAGTAACATCTTCCTGATCTCTTAAGCAGAGATTGATAACAGACgttaaattaattataaagtCTTTCATCTAAGGATGAGGCATCTCAAACTGTATTCCTTTTGCAAATGGAATGTGCTTCTGTAAGAGTCAAATCAGACTCAAAAAGATTTACAGCTTCCAATTGATTGTACAGTCTGACACGGATAGAAACCAGATTTTATTAGATCCATCTCTTACAGTGTTGCATGCAATAAACTCACAGGATCATTGTTGAAGTGATCTAAAGGCACTTTGAAGCAGAAAGATCTACTTTTAACATGAATGGATGTTGTTCCCCCAGGTGTTACAGGACTAAGATGTCTGATCTGTACCAACACTTTAGTGACTTATCAGTGCTGATGCACATTTCAATCTTTCTCCACAGGTGTTGCAGCCGCATTTGTGTGAGTCCTCATATGACGCAACAAATGACCATGTTTTGTGAAAGTTTTGCCGCATGTTTCACAAGAATGAGGCTTCTCACCTGTATGAGTTCTTATGTGGGCAGTCAAATTACCACTTTCCCTGAATTTTTTACCACATATTTTACAAGAATATggtttctcacctgtgtgaattCTCATGTGGTGCAATAAATTTCCACTCTGACTGAAATTTTTCCCACAAGTTTTGCAAGAATATGGTTTCTCACCTGTATGAGTTCTCATGTGGCGCGACAAGTTAGAACTTAGACTGAAatttttcccacatgtttcacaagaaaacggcttctcacctgtgtgcgTTGTCATGTGAACCAACAACAGACCATGCTGGCTGAAACTTTTCTCACATAATTCACAAGaatacggcttctcacctgtgtgagttctcatgtggcgCAACAAACTACAACTTAGACTGAAACTCttcccacatgtttcacaagaataCGGCTTCTCGCcagtgtgagttctcatgtggactAACATAAGACAGCGctgactgaaacttttcccacaggtttcacaagaatacggcttctcacctgtgtaaGTTCTCATGTGGTGCAACAAACTATCACTTCGATTGAAAGTTTTTccacatgtttcacaagaatacggcttctcacctgtgtgtgttctcatgtgGGCCAATAAATGACTTCTTTGACTGAAATTTTTTCCACATGTTTCACAGGAgtatggcttctcacctgtgtgtgttctcataTGGGCCAACAAATGACTTTTTTGACTGAAATTTTTCCCACAAGTTTCACAAGGATGTGGCTTCTCACCCGTGTGAGTTGTTATGTGACTTTTAAGCGTTGAAGTATATTTAAATCTTTCCCCGCAGATGTTGCAGGGATAAGGTTTCTCACCAGTGTGGGTCCTCATGTGGACAGTCAAATTACCACTTGCACTGAAATTCTTCCCACATGTTTCACACGAATACagtttctcacctgtgtgaattGTCATGTGGACTTTCAGGGATTTACTAtaactgaaacttttcccacatAGTTTGCAAACATATGGTTTCTCACCTGTATGGACTCTGTAATGCTTCTTCATTTGGTACTTATCtttaaagatttttccacaaataccACATTTTACAGACTTCATCCCTGTGTCAGTATCACACTGGCTCTCAGCTATATTAAAGTTGTGAGAGGCAAACTGCTCACTGTTGGATTCTGGTTCACTGTGGTCAGTTTCCTCATAAGGAGGCATCACCAGAAAGGAATCATTCTCCAGCTTCAGTACAatctgctctccctcctcacTGATGCAGATTTCCTCCTGCTCATCTTTAATCTGTGGAGCCTCTGGGTCCTCCTGGTCCAGACTGCTGCACTGTTCCTCGTGTTCATCTTTGATACATACAGGGTGTAGGTCCTCCTGGTCCAGATTGGTCCAGAattcttcctgttcctccttCATCTGtggagagtcttggtcttcttGTTCTAGATTGGCACAGAGACCTAACTGTTCCTCTTTCATCTGTGGAGACTCTGGGTCATCCTCCTCCAGACTGGTACAGAGCTCTTCCTGTTCCACTTTAATCTGTGTAGTATCTGagtcctcctgttcctctttaatctgtggagACTCTGGGTCCTCCTGGTCCAGACTGGATTCTTTCTTCTGGTTACAGAACTGCTGCTCAGCAAACACCTCCTCCCTTTGACAGACACGTGGCTGAAAGAGGTCTGAAGGGACAAAGATACACAAGAATAAAGTtaccttttctgaaaaaatgtaTTGCATCTTAACCCTCTGAGTCCTAAACTGTTTCTGGATGGTTTTTTTTGCCTCGGTCACATCACACGGTCACAGTTTTATATAAAAACTGaccaatttgtgtttttgaaaaatatcaatttcGTTTTGAAAATTAAGCCAGCAACATGCTTCAGAAAACATATCTGTGAAATGTGAGCAGAGGACAGAAGTGGTACAAACATTACCTAATAACCTATTGCAGATGTGTTAAAAGCTTCCGTAGAACTCATACATGAGTCATGTTTATTAGGTTGTTCAATAAGACCATTCTACTTTACATACCTATTGTGTGTGACGTCATTTTGGGTTTCCAGATGATATCCAGCAGTCTGCACCGATTATCAATCTCTTCTTTTGTCCTGAATGGTGTTTTCTCTATAAAAAATTCTCTGTGTAATTCTTCACATTTGGATTTGCACTGAAACAGCAAATTTGGTACATGCTGCTGTCTGTCAAGACTGGTGCAGAGTTCCTCCTATTCCTTGTTATTCTGGGTGTTCAGGGTCCTCCTGGTCTGGACTGGAGTTTTTCTCCTAGTTACACAGCTGCCGCTAGGGGAGATCCTTTGTACTGTTATTGTTGGAGGTctacagagacaaagagacacaaagaaaaaggaTACTAATGTGAtcatagaaaacacacacacacacacatcgatCCATCTCCTTCCGTTTATCCAGAGTCAGGTCATGGTGGCAACAGCCTAAGCAGGGCATTCCTTATAGTAACATTTTCCAATTCCGCCTGGGGGATCTTGAGACATTcacaggccagatgagatatgtaatccctttAGAGTTCTGTGCCAACCCTGGGGTCTCCTCACAGTAAAAGTCTAAAGCAGTGCTTCTAAAAGAGGCATGATGGGTGGTCATGGATGACTG is from Amphiprion ocellaris isolate individual 3 ecotype Okinawa chromosome 10, ASM2253959v1, whole genome shotgun sequence and encodes:
- the LOC111585920 gene encoding zinc finger protein 845-like, whose product is MSSVQNLRELINQRLTAAAEEIFTEFEKTIVQYEEEIDRQRRLLDNIWKPEIKLHTTDFLQQHVSADEVLSEHHRCNSSLDQENPEHPQIKQEQEELHSLDGQQLVPNQETHILKLIQCKSKCEEFSEEIFSVFEKTINQYEEQIYRQRRLLDNIWNPRTTLHTTDLLQQHVCQKEGVLAEQQLDNQEKNSCLDEENPEPPQIKEEQEELRTSLDGDVLVVKLETDTYTVTSAYEDSDHSEPEPHSDQLLFRNSPIESSDQEVDSGSTKNAELMPNNNNSNSLNYSSMTENPCDTEAEKKSVKCDFCEKPFKDKYQLKKHYRIHTGEKPYVCKICGESFGYSKSLKAHMTIHTGEKPYSCETCGKHFSLSCNLSRHMRTHTGEKPYSCKTCGKNFSQSGNLWHHMRIHTGEKPYSCEICGKKFSQHGLLLVHMTTHTGEKPYSCETCGKSFSLNCNLSRHMRTHTGEKPYSCETCGKSFSQSGNLLHHMRIHTGEKPYSCEICEKSFSESGNLTAHMRTHTGEKPYSCETCGKTFIKHGHLLRHMRTHTGEMPYHCITCGERFKYVSTLKSHMRSHTDETLYVMSPLIPPTITVQRISPSGSCEELCTSLDRQQHVPNLLFQCKSKCEELHREFFIEKTPFRTKEEIDNRCRLLDIIWKPKMTSHTIDLFQPRVCQREEVFAEQQFCNQKKESSLDQEDPESPQIKEEQEDSDTTQIKVEQEELCTSLEEDDPESPQMKEEQLGLCANLEQEDQDSPQMKEEQEEFWTNLDQEDLHPVCIKDEHEEQCSSLDQEDPEAPQIKDEQEEICISEEGEQIVLKLENDSFLVMPPYEETDHSEPESNSEQFASHNFNIAESQCDTDTGMKSVKCGICGKIFKDKYQMKKHYRVHTGEKPYVCKLCGKSFSYSKSLKVHMTIHTGEKLYSCETCGKNFSASGNLTVHMRTHTGEKPYPCNICGERFKYTSTLKSHITTHTGEKPHPCETCGKNFSQKSHLLAHMRTHTGEKPYSCETCGKNFSQRSHLLAHMRTHTGEKPYSCETCGKTFNRSDSLLHHMRTYTGEKPYSCETCGKSFSQRCLMLVHMRTHTGEKPYSCETCGKSFSLSCSLLRHMRTHTGEKPYSCELCEKSFSQHGLLLVHMTTHTGEKPFSCETCGKNFSLSSNLSRHMRTHTGEKPYSCKTCGKNFSQSGNLLHHMRIHTGEKPYSCKICGKKFRESGNLTAHIRTHTGEKPHSCETCGKTFTKHGHLLRHMRTHTNAAATPVEKD